One Erythrobacter sp. SDW2 genomic region harbors:
- a CDS encoding J domain-containing protein has product MPADRFHGRYEAQGRVCEHPACVEPGEFRAPGGANGFGGNNFDGPGQWRWFCLDHVREFNSGYDWFDGMSADEILAAQSPAAGWQTESRTFRPTAGIDGLPRWADFADPLDAIAARASGIKSRARREAEMAMDGRFSRDEAQALETMGLGLDTDRRRLRQRYSELVRRYHPDRNGGDRKYENRLNRVVEAYQLLRKSRVFA; this is encoded by the coding sequence ATGCCCGCAGACCGCTTCCATGGACGATACGAAGCCCAAGGGCGAGTCTGCGAACACCCGGCATGTGTCGAACCGGGCGAATTCCGCGCGCCTGGAGGCGCCAATGGTTTTGGGGGTAACAACTTCGACGGCCCTGGCCAGTGGCGCTGGTTCTGCCTCGACCACGTGCGCGAGTTCAACAGCGGATACGACTGGTTCGACGGCATGAGCGCCGACGAAATCCTCGCCGCGCAGTCGCCCGCCGCCGGCTGGCAGACCGAAAGCCGCACCTTCCGCCCCACTGCCGGGATCGACGGCCTGCCGCGCTGGGCCGATTTCGCCGATCCGCTCGACGCCATTGCGGCGCGCGCCAGCGGCATCAAGAGCCGCGCAAGGCGCGAGGCGGAGATGGCCATGGACGGCCGTTTCAGCCGCGACGAAGCGCAGGCGCTCGAGACCATGGGCCTCGGCCTCGATACCGACCGCCGCCGCTTGCGCCAGCGCTATTCGGAGCTTGTCCGCCGCTACCACCCCGACCGCAACGGCGGGGATCGCAAGTACGAGAACCGGCTCAACCGTGTGGTCGAAGCGTATCAGTTGCTCAGGAAATCGCGCGTATTCGCTTGA
- a CDS encoding NUDIX hydrolase, producing MSEAAVAKRIRRAARLIVLDPLGRVLLFRYDVPGRPPFWVTVGGECDPGESFEDAARRELREETGFEAEPGPQICRMTPEFVTVEGEPVQADERFFRVHVRHTDVDISGHTELEQRLMKEHRWFTRAELSGWHEYIYPRDLAELIEKDPQP from the coding sequence ATGAGCGAAGCAGCCGTCGCCAAACGGATCAGGCGCGCCGCCCGTCTGATCGTGCTCGATCCGCTGGGGCGGGTGCTGCTGTTCCGCTACGACGTGCCGGGACGGCCGCCGTTCTGGGTCACCGTCGGCGGCGAATGCGACCCCGGCGAAAGCTTCGAGGATGCGGCGCGCCGCGAACTCCGGGAGGAAACCGGCTTCGAGGCCGAACCCGGACCGCAGATCTGCCGGATGACCCCCGAATTCGTGACCGTCGAGGGAGAGCCCGTGCAAGCCGACGAGCGCTTCTTCCGGGTCCATGTGCGCCATACCGATGTCGATATTTCGGGCCATACCGAGCTGGAGCAGCGATTGATGAAGGAGCACCGCTGGTTCACTCGCGCAGAGCTGTCCGGCTGGCACGAGTATATCTACCCCCGCGACCTCGCAGAATTGATCGAGAAGGACCCCCAACCATGA
- a CDS encoding SRPBCC domain-containing protein — MHELSITRFIAAPTDKVWDVMSNRIEEWFCPKPWRAEFANLERRAGGTSDCTMYGPDGEVQPNPGTVIAWDEGRRFAFTDALVGDLEPSGPFMVGIWEVEPATEEGVAGTRYTARARHWTEEACQQHEEMGFTEGWGACADQLKALAEAD; from the coding sequence ATGCACGAACTCAGCATCACCCGCTTCATCGCCGCCCCGACCGACAAGGTGTGGGACGTGATGTCCAACCGCATCGAAGAGTGGTTCTGTCCCAAGCCCTGGCGTGCCGAATTCGCCAATCTCGAGCGCCGTGCGGGCGGGACGTCGGATTGCACCATGTATGGGCCCGATGGCGAAGTGCAGCCCAACCCCGGCACAGTTATCGCATGGGACGAAGGCCGGCGGTTCGCATTCACCGATGCGCTGGTGGGCGATCTGGAACCCAGTGGCCCCTTCATGGTCGGCATCTGGGAAGTCGAACCCGCCACCGAAGAGGGTGTCGCCGGCACACGCTATACGGCGCGCGCACGGCACTGGACGGAGGAAGCGTGCCAGCAGCACGAGGAAATGGGCTTCACCGAAGGCTGGGGTGCCTGTGCCGACCAGCTCAAGGCATTGGCGGAGGCTGACTGA
- a CDS encoding pirin family protein produces the protein MIEQTITPVTHDLGQFQVRRAIPSRERTMVGPFIFVDQFGPAQLDIGAGMDVRPHPHINLATVTWLFEGAIDHRDSIGSFATIRPGQVNLMTAGRGIVHSERSPQDERAEGPRLYGMQTWLALPDGQEEIDPAFEAVKDLPVIEDQCAKAYVIMGQLWGQRAATTTHADTIYAEILLAPTGALPIEAGADERAVMLVGGEATIDGQPLGLYELTVLAPGKVMTLSSERGGRIMLLGGEAFATRRHVWWNFVSSSKDRIEQAKDDWNNDRFAKVPGDEEEFIPIPGGEPKTVSYP, from the coding sequence ATGATCGAGCAGACCATCACCCCCGTCACCCACGATCTCGGCCAGTTCCAGGTTCGCCGCGCCATCCCCAGCCGCGAGCGGACCATGGTGGGGCCCTTCATCTTCGTCGACCAGTTCGGCCCGGCGCAGCTCGACATCGGGGCCGGAATGGACGTGCGGCCGCATCCGCACATCAACCTCGCTACGGTCACCTGGCTGTTCGAAGGGGCGATCGACCACCGTGACAGCATCGGCAGTTTCGCCACCATCCGCCCGGGGCAGGTGAACCTGATGACCGCCGGGCGCGGGATCGTCCATTCGGAGCGCAGCCCGCAGGACGAACGCGCCGAAGGCCCCAGGCTCTATGGCATGCAGACATGGCTCGCCCTGCCTGACGGGCAGGAAGAGATCGATCCCGCCTTCGAAGCGGTGAAGGACCTGCCCGTGATCGAGGACCAGTGCGCCAAGGCTTATGTCATCATGGGCCAGCTCTGGGGCCAGCGCGCCGCGACCACCACCCATGCCGACACGATCTATGCCGAGATCCTGCTCGCCCCCACAGGTGCCCTGCCGATCGAGGCCGGGGCCGACGAGCGCGCGGTGATGCTGGTCGGCGGCGAGGCGACGATCGACGGCCAGCCGCTCGGGCTTTACGAATTGACGGTACTGGCACCGGGCAAGGTCATGACCCTCTCCTCGGAACGCGGCGGGCGGATCATGTTGCTGGGCGGCGAGGCCTTTGCGACGCGGCGCCATGTGTGGTGGAACTTCGTCAGCAGCAGCAAGGACCGGATCGAGCAGGCCAAGGACGACTGGAACAACGACCGGTTCGCCAAGGTGCCCGGGGACGAGGAGGAGTTCATCCCGATTCCCGGCGGCGAACCCAAGACGGTCAGCTATCCGTAA
- a CDS encoding BolA family transcriptional regulator, whose product MEKLLTEAFAPVRLEVFNDSGKHHGHAGDDGSGESHFTVVIESAAFTGVSRLQRQRQVIAALGDIVGQRVHAVAIKASVPEESRCE is encoded by the coding sequence ATGGAAAAATTGCTGACGGAGGCTTTCGCCCCGGTGCGGCTGGAGGTCTTCAACGACAGCGGCAAGCACCACGGCCACGCGGGCGACGACGGATCGGGCGAATCGCACTTCACCGTGGTGATCGAAAGCGCGGCCTTTACCGGCGTTTCGCGCCTGCAACGCCAGCGGCAGGTGATCGCGGCGCTGGGCGATATCGTCGGCCAGCGGGTTCATGCGGTCGCGATCAAGGCGAGCGTGCCCGAAGAAAGCAGGTGCGAATGA
- a CDS encoding DUF4189 domain-containing protein: protein MKKRLAVVAVLAMGAAGWSTQAYTQGVERYGALVEDNAGGYRAFTSSDKATPRSASYDALKQCDRDSCEVVLIFGGKGCGSFHSAGPEAAFGWAIADTLEGARQESLRLCREELLGDEVCSNTVSVCNTQGSGKVFKVVALDDGFE from the coding sequence ATGAAGAAGCGGTTGGCTGTTGTGGCAGTGCTGGCAATGGGTGCGGCGGGTTGGAGCACGCAGGCCTACACCCAAGGCGTCGAGCGCTACGGCGCGCTGGTCGAGGACAATGCCGGAGGCTATCGCGCTTTCACCAGTTCGGACAAGGCTACCCCCCGGTCAGCCAGCTATGACGCATTGAAGCAATGCGACAGGGACAGCTGCGAGGTGGTCCTGATCTTCGGCGGAAAGGGTTGCGGTTCCTTTCACAGCGCCGGACCCGAAGCAGCCTTTGGCTGGGCGATTGCCGACACGCTGGAAGGCGCCCGGCAGGAAAGCCTGCGACTGTGCCGGGAGGAACTGCTCGGCGACGAAGTCTGCAGCAACACGGTGTCGGTCTGCAACACGCAGGGCAGCGGCAAGGTCTTCAAGGTCGTGGCGCTGGACGACGGGTTCGAGTAG